A region from the Salvia splendens isolate huo1 chromosome 15, SspV2, whole genome shotgun sequence genome encodes:
- the LOC121768548 gene encoding uncharacterized protein LOC121768548 translates to MEAALDSPLEALAFNYLSYALLTAVNNIWAWLAVSFWRIRVLSTPIAVVAVPERVEEIAAAEEAAPARAAPCVAAEGQGITKMKFSLYYAEEVDFGGDEDDGGESEECGGGGRRSLGEIGKG, encoded by the coding sequence ATGGAGGCCGCATTGGATTCTCCGCTGGAAGCTCTCGCCTTCAATTACCTGAGCTACGCCCTCCTCACCGCCGTCAACAACATTTGGGCGTGGCTCGCCGTCAGCTTCTggcgaattagggttttatcgaCTCCGATCGCCGTCGTCGCCGTGCCGGAGCGGGTTGAGGAGattgcggcggcggaggaggctGCTCCGGCTAGAGCAGCGCCGTGTGTGGCGGCGGAGGGGCAAGGGATCACGAAGATGAAATTCAGCTTGTATTACGCGGAGGAGGTGGATTTTGGGGGCGATGAGGATGACGGCGGCGAGAGTGAGGAGTGCGGCGGCGGGGGGAGGCGGAGTTTGGGGGAGATTGGGAAGGGGTGA
- the LOC121767502 gene encoding formin-like protein 5: protein MKIQVRKGVFCFVALVLLSAVVVKSRVEEEEEPLLAYLVDSGLINLEMGELLRKNCLPALLQAGKTLQDHEHRFAEKSSNGSGKSRMQMHQAVNILLPHVHRILIDCARGKIRNVGEEKNLGSRYTRYLKFLSTLPWSSTRRKLAQTPGEAPSPSPTSPAPSIPPAPNSPGEQTSTSGSDEQSSTNKSHKRSVVIAVVVTASVTLVIVAVLFIFCGRCCGIGTKDERHLLSLSTTSSHKSFGPGTSVDEQKFGNESVSRKLNGNTTGANYSYYGDSHSLSNIPLEARNGVVISLVGNSFHAPPRMTASPPLMPPPGRRDSPNPPPVNNVALAPPPPTVTPMKSAAGPPPPPPPPIPSGAKASPPPPLISSGAKTGPPPPPPPPIMSGAKAGPPPPPPPPIPSGAKAGRPPPPPPLISSGSKAGSPPGPPPPRPPPIGLKPPRPGPNPQSGSSKTKLKPFFWDKVLANPDHSMVWHQIKSGSFQFSEEMIENLFGYAPANNKNEAKKESSSQDAVSQYIQLIDPKKSQNLAILLKALNVTTEEVCDALEQGHELPPELIQNLLRMAPTSDEELKLRLYVGEPSLLGPAERFLKVLVDVPIAFKRLECLLFMSTLQEEMSTLKESFAVLEAASSELRQSRLFFKLLEAVLKTGNRMNDGTFRGGAQAFKLDTLLKLADVKGTDGKTTLLHFVVQEIIRSEGIRAARAAQECIKSDDSSNQPPDEHLRSLGLQVVSGLSNEFENVRRAALLDTDTLTGTVAKLGQALDKAKNILRSEMENIQPDNGFHQALRSFVQNAEVDVRWSCKEEMRIMALVKSSADYFHGKSGKDDGLRLFVIVRDFLIILDKVCKEVQAAPLKAPRNGDATVAPPDPQQRLFPAIANSRVDTWNM from the exons ATGAAGATTCAAGTAAGGAAAGGGGTGTTTTGTTTTGTGGCTCTTGTTTTGCTTTCAGCTGTGGTAGTGAAAAGCAGggtggaggaagaagaagagccTTTGCTGGCTTATCTAGTAGACTCAGGGCTCATAAATCTGGAGatg GGTGAATTACTAAGGAAAAATTGTCTGCCCGCATTGTTACAAGCCGGGAAAACTTTACAAGATCACGAACACCGTTTTGCAGAGAAGTCAAGTAATGGCAGTGGTAAATCGAGAATGCAAATGCATCAAGCTGTGAATATCCTATTACCTCATGTTCATCGGATTCTTATAGATTGTGCAAGAGGGAAAATCCGTAATGTGGGGGAAGAGAAGAATTTGGGTTCTCGGTATACCAGGTATCTGAAATTCCTGTCCACCCTGCCATGGTCTTCTACGAGACGCAAGCTAGCTCAAACTCCTGGAGAAGCACCCTCTCCATCGCCAACAAGTCCAGCGCCTTCAATTCCTCCAGCTCCTAATTCACCGGGTGAACAAACTTCTACTAGTGGTTCGGACGAACAGTCGAGCACTAATAAGTCCCACAAGAGGAGTGTTGTTATTGCTGTGGTGGTGACAGCTTCCGTGACACTTGTCATTGTTGCAGTGCTCTTTATTTTCTGTGGCAGATGCTGTGGGATTGGTACAAAAGATGAGAGGCATCTTCTCAGCTTAAGCACAA CCTCTTCACACAAGTCATTCGGGCCAGGAACTTCAGTGGATGAACAAAAGTTTGGTAATGAGTCAGTGAGTAGGAAATTAAACGGTAACACAACTGGTGCAAACTACTCCTACTATGGAGACTCACATTCTCTAAGCAATATCCCATTGGAAGCCAGGAACGGGGTTGTGATTAGTTTAGTTGGAAACTCTTTCCACGCACCACCTAGAATGACAGCTTCTCCTCCATTGATGCCACCTCCTGGAAGGCGAGATTCTCCTAATCCACCTCCGGTCAACAATGTTGCTCTTGCTCCTCCACCTCCCACCGTCACACCAATGAAATCTGCTGCTGgaccacctcctccacctccacctcctaTACCGTCTGGTGCCAAGGCTAGTCCACCACCACCTCTTATATCCTCTGGTGCCAAGACTGgtccgccaccaccaccaccacctcctatAATGTCTGGTGCCAAGGCTGgtccgccaccaccaccacctcctcctaTACCATCTGGTGCCAAGGCTGGTcggccaccaccaccaccacctcttaTATCTTCTGGTTCCAAGGCTGGTTCACCACCTGGACCACCTCCACCTCGGCCACCACCTATTGGCTTGAAGCCCCCTCGACCTGGACCAAATCCTCAATCTGGTAGTAGTAAAACTAAGCTGAAGCCGTTCTTTTGGGACAAGGTACTGGCCAACCCTGATCATTCAATGGTTTGGCACCAGATCAAGTCCGGCTCCTTCCA GTTCAGCGAAGAGATGATAGAAAATCTCTTTGGATATGCTCCTGCGAATAACAAGAATGAAGCAAAGAAAGAGTCTTCGTCCCAAGATGCCGTGTCACAATATATTCAACTAATTGATCCCAAGAAGTCACAAAATCTCGCTATTTTACTTAAAGCTTTAAATGTCACTACAGAAGAAGTTTGTGATGCTCTAGAACAAG GTCATGAGCTTCCTCCGGAGCTTATTCAAAATCTACTAAGAATGGCACCTACATCTGACGAAGAACTGAAACTGAGACTTTATGTTGGCGAGCCTTCTCTGCTGGGTCCAGCAGAGCGGTTTCTAAAAGTGTTGGTTGATGTTCCAATTGCATTTAAGAGGCTAGAGTGTTTGCTTTTCATGAGCACTCTTCAAGAAGAGATGTCTACGCTAAAAGAATCTTTCGCAGTTTTGGAG GCTGCTAGTTCAGAGCTGCGGCAAAGCAGATTATTTTTCAAGCTCTTGGAGGCCGTTCTTAAAACTGGGAATCGTATGAATGATGGGACCTTCCGTGGCGGTGCTCAGGCATTTAAGCTCGATACGCTTCTCAAGTTAGCAGACGTGAAAGGCACAGATGGAAAAACTACACTGTTGCACTTTGTCGTCCAGGAAATAATCCGATCCGAAGGCATAAGAGCTGCTAGAGCAGCACAGGAGTGCATAAAGTCTGATGATTCCTCTAATCAACCCCCGGACGAGCATTTGAGGAGCCTCGGCCTCCAGGTGGTCTCTGGCTTGAGTAACGAGTTCGAGAATGTCAGGAGGGCCGCTCTACTGGATACTGACACGTTAACGGGAACAGTAGCCAAGCTCGGCCAGGCCCTTGATAAAGCCAAGAATATCCTGAGATCCGAAATGGAGAACATACAGCCAGATAATGGCTTTCACCAGGCGCTGAGGAGCTTCGTGCAGAACGCTGAGGTTGACGTGAGGTGGTCGTGCAAGGAAGAGATGCGTATAATGGCGTTAGTAAAGAGTAGTGCAGACTACTTCCATGGGAAGTCTGGTAAGGACGACGGCCTGAGATTGTTCGTCATTGTTCGCGATTTCCTTATAATATTGGATAAAGTATGCAAAGAAGTGCAAGCTGCGCCACTCAAAGCGCCTAGGAACGGAGATGCAACGGTGGCTCCTCCTGATCCTCAACAGCGCCTCTTCCCAGCCATTGCCAATAGCCGAGTAGATACTTGGAACATGTAG
- the LOC121767503 gene encoding probable histone H2A.1, whose protein sequence is MAGRGKTLGSGAAKKATSRSSKAGLQFPVGRIARFLKAGKYAERVGAGAPVYLAAVLEYLAAEVLELAGNAARDNKKTRIVPRHIQLAVRNDEELSKLLGDVTIANGGVMPNIHNLLLPKKTGSSKPSAADED, encoded by the exons ATGGCGGGTCGGGGCAAAACGCTAGGATCCGGAGCGGCTAAGAAGGCCACATCTCGAAGCAGCAAGGCCGGCCTTCAGTTTCCCGTCGGCCGTATCGCTCGGTTTCTCAAGGCTGGAAAATACGCCGAACGAGTCGGCGCCGGTGCGCCGGTCTACCTCGCCGCCGTGCTAGAGTACCTTGCCGCAGAG GTTCTGGAATTGGCTGGCAACGCAGCGAGGGACAACAAGAAGACGAGGATCGTTCCCCGCCACATTCAGCTGGCCGTGAGGAACGATGAGGAGTTGAGCAAGCTTCTTGGAGATGTCACGATTGCGAATGGCGGTGTGATGCCCAACATTCACAATCTGCTGCTCCCCAAGAAGACTGGGTCGTCGAAGCCCTCTGCTGCCGACGAGGATTAG